The DNA sequence TTGACCCCCATGGAGGACCTTCTTGCAAAAATTCCTCCCCAACGTGTTGAGGTTTCACCAACCAAGGTAATTTCATTTAGTTCGTCACGGAAAACAGAGAGATGATATTGACCAAATTGGCTTTTATACAAAAATATGATATTGAAGCATTCAATAATCTTTATCAAATGTTActtcatttttcttatttttgaaggAATCTTCTGTTTTAGACTTATTACACCGATTATTTCTAGGAAACTGGTGATTTACAGAAGCCTGCAGCTTCAAGCAGTATTACGTCTGAGATCCCAAGCACCTCGCTCGAGAAAGAACCTGCTGAAACAAAGTTAAAGGCAGCAGCACCACTCTCTCCATATGCTGTGTAAGCttgatgatttatttattttctattaggTTTATGTTTCCTCTTCAAATTAACCTAGatgcttttttctttttctttttctggaaGCTATGAAGATCTAAAGCCACCAACATCTCCTACTCCAACCCCTAGCGTCGGGACAGGTTCGACCAAAGAGAGCAAAGCCATGTCAACAGTGGTAGCAAATGATTCACCATCTTCTTCTTCCGAAATTAATTCTTCAGAAAGCTCAATCCCTGACACGGATAGCACAACTCAACGGACAGACAAAAAGAAAACAACTCCTTCCTCTCCTTATATATTGTAAGCTCATTCACAGCCTCCACTTTAATTTTCACTGTTGTTGACTTTATATAAGATGTAAAGACACCCCAGAATCTTTCAAGTAGAATCATCATGGTCCACAGTATTACGGAATTTCAGATTCATGGTGGCAGAATCCGATAGGCACTCAGGAAACACCTCAAATGTGAAAGGATGCTGCGATATCAGTTGATTCAAAAGATATGCTTTGTATTTTCACTCTGTGCTTGTCTCATGCAACCTGATCTAATGCTCATTAAGGAATGCATCTACGCAAAATAAGAAAACATCAGTTGAAGCTTTATCTACTGATGTCACTGAAATCTTACATATCATTACTGTTATTAATGCAGTTATGAAGATCTTAAACCGCCGACATCTCCTACCCCAAATCCTCCCGGTGGTCGCTTAGTAAGTGCACGTGGAGCAGAAGATGGGAAACCCGATACGGTAGCCTCTGTTGTTGTTGATGGTACTTCTGACAAAGCAGAATTGCTGACTGCAAGGCCTTTGTCTCCATACACTGCGTTAAGTCATTCCTCGAGTTAGTCCAACTACTTAAACACCAAGTATAGAGTAGCTTATTTGCTGACTAATTCAATCTTGACAGTTATGAAGATTTAAAGCCACCTATATCTCCGAGTCCAACACCAAGTGGTCCGAAAGCCTCAATATCAACAGAAACTGCACCACAACTTGCTGGAGGCAATGAAATTTCAGCTAGCATCACTACCATTTCCACTGAGAAGGATCCTTCCCATACTGTAGCTTCTTGTCATTCTCCCTACCCTTTGTAAGTAGAGATAGGTCTTCTTTCGACACATTGGACAACTATGATgtcaaatttcttcaatttttttCTGTTTCACGCAGAATGGTGGCGCATTCATTTTGTCGGAATTACTTGTCTAGTCTGCTTCTTCCTCAGTTTCTACAGATTGCCGGTTTTCTTCAAGTGGAATTGTCTTTGAACAATCTAATCATTTACTGACTGATTTTTTGTTGCCAGTTATGATGATTTAAAGCCACCAACCTCCCCAACTCCAACACCAAGTGGTACGAAAGCCTCACCAACAGTGGAAGTTACATCACCACTTACTGGAGGCAATGATGTGGTAATCAGTAGTGCTATCAATTCTGCCTGCGGAGATCCTTCAACAAGTTTAGCTTCTTCTCGTTCTCCCTACCCTATGTAAGTAGAGATAGCTTTTAACTTGACAGATTCCACTGCATCAATTTTGATAGTAACAGGATAACAGCTATATCTCCTTCATTTTTTTTCCTATTTCGGGATAAGTGGAAGTTTCTTTTCAATAACTTGACCATATATTTTCAGACTCTGAGTCCAGTTTTTTGATCAGATATTTGTCCTGAAAAGAATAGAAAACAAGATAAAAATGAGTTGAGTAAAATACTCTATGTTGAGTCATGATAATCCCCGTTCTATTGCTTTTCTTGATGTTATTATATGGTCTGACTAATTTAGACTTATCTTATGGCTACACCATGATCAGATACGATAACCTCAAACCCCACCCACCCCATTTTGCCATCACCAAATGCACCAACCGTGTCACAGAAAGACAAGACTCAGCTTCCAATTGTAGAGAAATCAGGGGATGAAAAGCATGCAAATGCTTTAAAACGAACACTCCTTTTAACCTTTTACCGTGCACAAGCCCCGTTAGTTGACTCCTTATGCCTTCTTATTCTTGCCTTTATGTAGTATTTGATACTAGCCTTAAAGGCTAATGATTTATGTTTTAGATATCTTCGATCCTCTTGAAGGATGAAAAAATGACATAATCCATGCCATGTTTGTCCTGTCTTTTGCTTCTTTAAGTAGCGCCATCAAACTGAATGTACTGCATTTTCTTGCAATGGACAGGTACGAGGACTTGAAGCCTCCAACTTCTCCAACGCCATCTTTCAAGAAAATGTGAAGGACTTGAATCTTGTTCTGTTTTGCTTCAAGGAATAAATAACTAGTTGTATCTCGGCAAGCCTATCGTGCAATGCATCAACTCAGCATTACAGTTAGAGCAATTTTTTATGTCTGTATTTTGTTCTTTCCCTTGTATTTAACTTGTTGGTGCCACTTGTATTCTGTCGACTGTTTAAGTTCATTAGCATTCAGATTGCTATTGTATAAAATGAGACCACATTTCCCTTCTTTATATgtgaaaaaggaaaggaaaatttCCAATTTTGAACAAAAGAAATGCTAATTTAAGGCCAAAGgatgtggacaatcaccttttgGGAATAGTGATTTTGATGGAGGGTTTAGGATGGGTTGGAGACATGGACAGTGATATTTGGTTGATAATAATAAGTAATGGAACTATCAAAAGATGTGTTGGTGAGATTAATGTCTGAAACTCACACTTGTATTTGGTTTTACTTTTATTGAAACTCAAAGTAGTGGGTTACAATGGAGGGAAAAGCTCACTAAAgtttgaccaaaaaaaaaaaggaaatataaAAACGCTAGAAGGAGGGGTTGAACCTCCGACCTTGTGGTTAACAGCCACAcgctctaaccaactgagctaTTCCAGCTTTGTTGTAAGGGCTGAGactataataatttaaaatattcttATCATGATAAAACTTATAAGATTTGGCTAACTTTATTGACTTGTCCAAAAATGGTAGGGGTGTCAAATGGGCGGGCTAATTTTGGGCGGGTTAAAATGGATTGAGTCAATAAATGAGAACTTGGGCTGAGATGAGTTGGGTAGTTGGGCTAAAATTTGGGTCATTGCCCAACTCTTACCAAACTTTAATTaatgtgaatttttttttatcaattgtttaattatcaaatactcccccgttccagtttatgtgaacctatttcctttttgctccgttccaaaaagaatgacccctttctaaatttggaaataatttagcttaaacttccaattctatccttaatgagaagctcttataatcacacaaatactctgagccccattttgacttgtttaggaccacaaattccagaagtcttcatttttttaaattttgtgcccagtcaaacaggttcacataaattggaacagagggTGTAAGActtttcttttgttatggtcatatataacatatcaaacaaaaaaatttatttttaaagatattttaaCAAAGTTATTCATGGatcaatttgggctaaaaatcAGCCCAACTTTAGATGTGTTGGTATGGGTTGAATAAAAATGAGTTGAATTCAATAAATGGACATGTCAATGACCAGCCCAACCTTGGACGGGTTGGGTAGGTCAAATGGGTCAGGCTCAAATTGACACCCCtaaaaaatggagtaaaatgtaAGGAATgttgtaaaattaaataatacttATTACCGATGCCATACAAATGGATAAGTCGCTATTCGTATTAACTAGTGTTAGATATTATATCTCTTGGATAAGAACAATGATAAGTTGGTAATTAAGACCTCTTAGACAAGTATAAACTCAATCATTATACAATACACCTAGCTCTCGTTCATTACTATAAAGAGTGTAACTAATATCCACCGATGGCATAAACTCGTTTTTACACTGTTAGGTATTTTAAAGCCTATTACAAGTAAGTTCTAAaatgtttttattttcttaatatttaaattataaatAAGGAAATTAGTTGTAGAAGATAACTTGGACTCTACATTTTTTCtacctaaataataatatttttaccaaaaGTACGAAGGATTCCACGTCTTCTCCATTTTTATCGATCATTGTTGTGTTTACATTTTCTGGTTCTTCAACGCCATTGAAACAATAATGAGCATCCCATTGAATCAATCTCCACCTTTATTATATATGGAATTCTTTACATACTAAGgtgtttctttattttcatttCCAGATTTTAGAGATTGATGGAGAATTCTTTTTAACCAGCTAATCTAACATAAGAATTCATTATATGCAGTAATTCTTTATTCTAACGATTAAGCGAAAAGATTTTTTCATCTCACTTCTGGAATTAATTATCAGAAGTAATATGATAAACTAAATAGCCACTAAAAATTGGAACGCACTGTAATCTTCATTGTCGTATACTAGCTAGTTCTAAATTTGGACCCAAAACAGGAAAAAATGgcaagaaaaataaggaaacaacaAATCAGGAGCAAAACATACTACAAGTGCTCTTCATATTAGAAATGGTAATCTCATTTTACAAAAGCTATAATACTCACGTAATTTGCACTCTATCAGAAGAATGATCAAGTGAAATTCAATTATTTACTCTATAGTTTTGATATTAGTCAAACAAACAGTATTACAGTAGTCAAGTTTCAGAGACCCTCATGTTCTTCCATATTATTCCCCATCACTGATCGCATGCCAGCTGGCGCAAAATCATCGTGAATGACGTCACACACCCCACCGTTTCCAGTAACATCACAGTGTGTGCGTGACTGTTCCATCTGAGCAAAGGCTTTCTGATCAGCTGTGTGATGATGCATGTGAGGAAATGGAACCGACACTCCATGAACCACAATCCTACTGTTATGCAGCAGATCAAAACTCACAATCCTCACGTAATTAACTTTCATCGGAGCTAACACGCCTCCTCCGCCAGCAGTAGTTACGACCAATTTTTCCTCACCGTCCAACGTCAGCAACACTGTCCCCGCCGGCAAACTCACCATTTCCCCAGCCATAATCCTCCGATTTGGCACAACGTGAAACCTAAAATTCGAGAGATACGCATGTCCTCCACTAGCAAAAATCGACACATCGTCTAAAGCAAACACCGTCATCGCCTTGAGCTCGGAAAGCTCAGCGTACTTCACTCTCAGCGCCAGTGCTACAATACTGTAACCGCTGTTACGCAACCTGATAATGGCGTCCTTTAGCATGAAGCGCATGATAGAGAAAGGCGACGCAGAGGACACTGTAGACACCGAATTAGGAATAGGAAACGAATCAAATGACAGAGAACTCATTCTCTCCACATTACAGGAAAGCGGAGAGAGGTGCGATACAAAGCCACGTAAGCCATGCACAAGGATCAAGCCATTATTGAACAGATCCGGCTGAGTGACTTCAACGCCGTTGATGAAAATCTTCGCGTCACGAGTAGTAGTGGAGAAAGTGACAGTGAGGCAACGATTCGGAGCTAGGGTTTCGAGTTTAGTACCGAAGGCTAAAGTACGGAGGAAGTGAAGAGGGTAAAGGCCAGGAACAGAGTGTTCCTGAAGGAGAAGAGGGAGGGAACAAGTAGGGCAAGTGATGAGAGAAGAGTCGGCGGGAGCGAAGACGGTGATTGGAGTGGTGGTGGTGGTGAGATTTGCGGCGGTTGCTGCAGTGGAGAGCTGCTGGAATCCGAGAGAAGAGAGAACGGTTGCTAAGAGAGAAGTGTGGTCGTGAGGAGATATCATCGGAGATGGAGTTAGCGGTGGAATTGAGTCGGGGAAAGTGGCGGATGCGGCGGAGATGAACAGAGAAATGAGAATCAGAAGGAGATTTTGAGTGATCGCCATTGTTGTTGCttgagagtgtgtgtgtgtgtgtgtgaaaaaGATGAATCGAGAAGAGTGAGTGGTATATGTGTGAAGGGGGTCTCGGCATGTGTATATATAACTGCAATTTCTCAGGGCGGGATATCCAATTCTGTTGGAAAAGTCGGTTGTGAGATTCCTCCCCTGAATTGACAGGTTTGCCCTTACGTTTAGATATTTACTTAGATCACTTAAAAGCAATAGCAAGTATAAGTGATTTTGTAAAGCATGTGTTGGTAATTTGGATGATTGTTAAAGCATTATCGTATCGTACTGTaatgtattgtattatattgtattatttgataaatataatatttaaatagatTGTATTATTTGCCATCGTTTCATGATATCATGTAccagcaatatgaagaataaacttgcaatattataaagaacaATTATAATACAtggtaaaattattatataaaaagataaggtaaataataaaataaaattatttaataataataaagggtGAGATTTAGAGAAAAAGACAAGATAATAatgcgaccacaccaaatcgatCATTACATAAAGTGGCACATTTCGTTGTTatgtaacgacggatttaacgatacgatacaataaaatttaagtaacaatcaaaacaaacatcgtatttaaagtaaaaatacgatacaatacaatgggtaacaaccatccaaacaagccgtAAGGGAAAAG is a window from the Nicotiana tomentosiformis chromosome 10, ASM39032v3, whole genome shotgun sequence genome containing:
- the LOC104117442 gene encoding protein TIC 62, chloroplastic isoform X2, with the protein product MSAMELRCLQSLITSNIPRNGLAEKPFLCGQPLTLIQTSSKRYNPNSNNFKCLRFRAQTSAKVSSLEPAKDVKSKDGNLVFVAGATGKVGSRTVRELLKLGFKVRAGVRSAQRAQPLVKSVEQMKLENAADGGAKAIEKLEIVECDLEKIDRIRPALGNASIVICCIGASEKEIFDVTGPYRIDYQATKNLIDAATAAKVDHFILLTSLGTNKVGFPAAILNLFWGVLVWKRKAEEALLASGLPYTIVRPGGMERPTDSYKETHNITLSEEDTLFGGQVSNLQVAELMAVMAKNRSLSYCKVVEVIAETTAPLTPMEDLLAKIPPQRVEVSPTKETGDLQKPAASSSITSEIPSTSLEKEPAETKLKAAAPLSPYAVVGTGSTKESKAMSTVVANDSPSSSSEINSSESSIPDTDSTTQRTDKKKTTPSSPYIFYEDLKPPTSPTPNPPGGRLVSARGAEDGKPDTVASVVVDGTSDKAELLTARPLSPYTAYEDLKPPISPSPTPSGPKASISTETAPQLAGGNEISASITTISTEKDPSHTVASCHSPYPFYDDLKPPTSPTPTPSGTKASPTVEVTSPLTGGNDVVISSAINSACGDPSTSLASSRSPYPMYEDLKPPTSPTPSFKKM
- the LOC104117442 gene encoding protein TIC 62, chloroplastic isoform X1, yielding MSAMELRCLQSLITSNIPRNGLAEKPFLCGQPLTLIQTSSKRYNPNSNNFKCLRFRAQTSAKVSSLEPAKDVKSKDGNLVFVAGATGKVGSRTVRELLKLGFKVRAGVRSAQRAQPLVKSVEQMKLENAADGGAKAIEKLEIVECDLEKIDRIRPALGNASIVICCIGASEKEIFDVTGPYRIDYQATKNLIDAATAAKVDHFILLTSLGTNKVGFPAAILNLFWGVLVWKRKAEEALLASGLPYTIVRPGGMERPTDSYKETHNITLSEEDTLFGGQVSNLQVAELMAVMAKNRSLSYCKVVEVIAETTAPLTPMEDLLAKIPPQRVEVSPTKETGDLQKPAASSSITSEIPSTSLEKEPAETKLKAAAPLSPYAVYEDLKPPTSPTPTPSVGTGSTKESKAMSTVVANDSPSSSSEINSSESSIPDTDSTTQRTDKKKTTPSSPYIFYEDLKPPTSPTPNPPGGRLVSARGAEDGKPDTVASVVVDGTSDKAELLTARPLSPYTAYEDLKPPISPSPTPSGPKASISTETAPQLAGGNEISASITTISTEKDPSHTVASCHSPYPFYDDLKPPTSPTPTPSGTKASPTVEVTSPLTGGNDVVISSAINSACGDPSTSLASSRSPYPMYEDLKPPTSPTPSFKKM
- the LOC104117444 gene encoding fasciclin-like arabinogalactan protein 21 — encoded protein: MAITQNLLLILISLFISAASATFPDSIPPLTPSPMISPHDHTSLLATVLSSLGFQQLSTAATAANLTTTTTPITVFAPADSSLITCPTCSLPLLLQEHSVPGLYPLHFLRTLAFGTKLETLAPNRCLTVTFSTTTRDAKIFINGVEVTQPDLFNNGLILVHGLRGFVSHLSPLSCNVERMSSLSFDSFPIPNSVSTVSSASPFSIMRFMLKDAIIRLRNSGYSIVALALRVKYAELSELKAMTVFALDDVSIFASGGHAYLSNFRFHVVPNRRIMAGEMVSLPAGTVLLTLDGEEKLVVTTAGGGGVLAPMKVNYVRIVSFDLLHNSRIVVHGVSVPFPHMHHHTADQKAFAQMEQSRTHCDVTGNGGVCDVIHDDFAPAGMRSVMGNNMEEHEGL